The genomic segment tttaaaaattactattaataggatagattttaaataattaacagaaagattacataattattttgaaGTTAACAATAATTATACGACAATGGtattaataatgttataatGAGAATTGTGgtagtaattataattataattaattgatattaatgGTAATTGTCTCAAGTAATTCAAAAGaattattatgatataatatcTGGAACATTGTAACATTGACAACAATTGTTACAAATTTAATATGTATAATCACAAAATGTTACTGATATTTGGAGATGATAACAAAATTCAATAGCAAATAACAACCATAACTATTCTGATGAAACaattataactattaaaaatgtacgataattacataaatatggatgaattaaattaactttaccCGAGTTTGAGATTCAATTCGACGATTAACCTGTTTACCAAATAATTGAAGTTGAGTTAAAATTTAATCCGTTAAATAAATGAGCTTAATTTGAATTATGCACAGTTATGGTTGCATCAATTGGATTTATAGAGAGATTTCAATGCTTCTCTGTATTAGGACATTCATcaataatgtaattaaaatattaacacttattataattaaaatataaatagctAAAGTTACATgtttatgataattaaataatacaatCGGTATATTTAAATTCGAAGTTATTATTGCCAACATGAAAACCCAAAAGCTTtgttaaacttataaataattataacgaAAGTATTAACTCAtactatgtttttatttaactattttttattttcactctttcattttattttattagtacgTGGACTCATGCTATTCACGAATGATAACCTtgcttattattttatgtatatgataatatataaaagaaggtTAAcctccaaaaaagaaaaaaatggttatatataaagaaaataattttattaaggttgtctaaatattttttaaaataattttgtgatgTATTTGTAAGGTTGAATTGGTATACGTATAGTATACGTGTGGTGTGTgatggagaagaaaaaaagaggaaaaatgttaatttgaattgaaaaaaggGTTAGGGCTTTTGGGCACGGCATCGCATCCCATCCCATCACACCCTACCGGACCGAATGCGCGAGAACGGTTGACCCGAaaccatatcatatcatatcatcaaCACGCATATGGGAAGAGCGCTGTTACTCACCCACACCCACCTCTTCTCTCCCAAATCTCTGTTTCCGCTCTCTCTCCGCCACCGCCCCACCGccaccgccgccgccgccgccaccAAGAGGATTTTCCATTTCTGCCCTCCGCTTGCATGCCGCTCCATGGACGACCAGTCTTCTATCGACTCCGTCACCCAACGCCTCAGCAATCACAATCTCCATAGATTGAGCCTTCAAGATCTCAAATGGGACCATTCCTTCGTCAGAGAATTACCCGCCGATCCCCGCTCCGATTCCTTTCCCCGAGAGGTCTCTTCATCCTTCTCCTCCCTTTCCATTTCCGCATTTCCAATTCCTGATTTCTATGTTTCTCCTTTCAGGTCTTGCATGCTTGCTACACTAAAGTCTCGCCCTCTGCTCCGGTCGAAGACCCTCAACTTGTTGCCTTCTCCCAACCAGTTGCTGACCTACTCGATTTGGACTATAAAGAGTGAGTCGGTTACTTGCTTGCTCATTCATTCCTTCTGTGTTTATGTTTCTTAGCTATGTTGATCTTCAAATTTTCCATTCCATCGCAAACATACCTGCACTATATAGGACCAAATCTTTGCTCATAACACAGAGGCTGAACATCATAAACACTTTTAATTTCGGTTGTTATGTTACTTATGAGGATTGTATTTTGACAAAAACTTTTTTCACTCCGATTGGACTTCCTCGTTTTTTTTTCAGTCTCTTTTGTACGCAAAAGTCACGTGCTTTGCTTGTGTACCGATTAACCATTCTTGTTATTTGAGTTTCAGATTTGAGAGGCCAGATTTCCCCCTTTTCTTCTCTGGAGCATCGCCTTTAGTTGGAGCGTGAGTGCTGTAACTATGTCTGTGGGTTTTTGGGACTGTCGATAATGCTACAAATGCGCGTGATTGTGATTGATCCCTCTTCTGTACAGGTTGCCTTACGCTCAGTGCTATGGAGGGCATCAATTTGGTATGTGGGCTGGGCAGTTGGGCGATGGTCGGGCAATTACGTTAGGGGAGATACTGAATTCAAAGTCTGAAAGGTGGGAACTGCAACTCAAAGGAGCTGGGAAGACTCCTTACAGTCGCTTTGCTGATGGACTTGCGGTGCTGCGCAGCAGCGTCAGGGAGTTCCTTTGCAGTGAAGCAATGCACCACCTTGGGATACCAACAACTCGTGCACTCTGTCTTGTGACCACTGGAAAGCTGGTCACTCGAGACATGTTCTACGAGTATGCTTGCTGAACTTTCACTAATGCCTTTACGGTATACTATTGTTAAAATGTCCCGAACTTGTTCTGATAATTTAGAATTCCAGCCTCTGTTTAATTAGATGATGACCAACTTGGCAAGTTCTAATTTTTGAAATTCCAAGGTTCAAATAATTAAGGGTAGAGTTAATCCTTTTTTCTCCTATACaacttaaatataatgaaaatattgtGTATGTTAGCATTTTTGGTACTTCTTGACATTTTAGTGTCATATGCTATGCGTAGTGGTTGCTGAGAGCGGGGGGAGGGGAGTTTGTGGGAGTTCAAgatgaattttagttttatgtGATGAATAACTGGAATTTTACTTTGGTTTACTGATTTGTATCTTgcacattttaaaattaattacatgaATAAATTGTTGATATTGAACATGCAGTGGCAATCCAAAGGAAGAACCTGGTGCAATTGTTTGCAGGGTCGCCCAATCTTTCCTACGTTTTGGGTCATACCAAATACATGCCTCCAGAGGTGAGGAGGACCTTGGCCTTGTCCGTGTTTTGGCAGACTATACTATCAAGCACCACTTTCCTCATATTGAAAACATGAGTAAGAGTGAAGGCTTATCTTTCTCCACTggtgatgaagatcattctgttGTAGACCTTACTTCAAACAAGTATGCaggtattattaattttttggtAAAATTAATGGTGACTTTTTTTACCTTGAGATTTATAATGAAGGAAGCATGGTTATTCAGTTTGAAGTTTGATCTGAATAAACACTTTTGAGTGGTTATTTTGTAGTTTGCTTAAATTGCATGCACCAGGTAATTGTGAGCATAAGCTAGGTTATGTATACTGGCTTCTGCAATGTAAACAGAAAATTGACAAAATTATGGAAAAAATCAGAAGACTTTGTTTAAATGACCTTATTATGGTGAAAtaattccttattttttttttctgttgtcAGTTTCTTGGGAGCTTTAAAAAAATCCCAAAAAAGAAAGACGTTACCTAACATGGGCCGAATCCCTTTCATAGATTAGTTCCTGAGTTTCAGAACCTaatatattactaaaataacCATACGAGTTGAAACATGATGCTAGTTAAATAAGTTAACTCTGCCTGCCAACGTACTAAACGTAATAATTCCATATTTTAAGGCAACGAGATGTTACAGTTTAACCCAACATCCACACTAGTGAATTTTTTGAATCAAGTTAAGCTCATCTCTTCTGGATTATACTGCTGTCTTCATCATATTTTCATATGAAACTTGAATGCTGACTATGTATCCCTTCTATTTAATGGTGTTTTTTGGTCAGCATGGGTGGTGGAGGTTGCTGAGCGTACTGCTTCCTTGATTGCTAGATGGCAGGGGGTTGGTTTCACTCATGGTGTGCTGAACACAGATAATATGAGTATTTTGGGTCTTACGATAGATTATGGCCCATTTGGATTTTTGGATGCTTTTGATCCTAAATTTACCCCAAATACTACAGATCTTCCAGGTCGAAGATACTGTTTTGCAAACCAGCCTGACATTGGTTTGTGGAATATTGCACAGTTCACAACAACACTACAAGCTGCTCATTTAATAGATGAAAAAGAGGCTAACTATGCTATGGAAAGGTAGTAGTAACACTTATGCTATCCTTTTTTTTAACTTCAGAGGAGAAAATAGGATTGAAATTACCTTCGAATATTTCACCTGATTGCTGTTTTGTTTCAGATATGGAACAAGATTTATGGATGATTATCAGGTTATAATGACAAAAAAGCTTGGCCTTCCCAAGTATAATAAGCAGCTGATTAATAAACTTCTTACCAATATGGCTGTTGACAAAGTCGATTACACAAACTTCTTCCGAACACTTTCAAATATTAAAGCAGACACAAACATTCCAGATGAAGAGCTGTTAGTCCCACTAAAGTCAGTACTGTTAGATATTGGTAAAGAGCGTAAGGAAGCATGGACCAGTTGGTTGAAAACATATATACACGAGGTACGGTTATTTCATATCTTTTCTTTTGGTTAAGATCCACCtgtagtaaaagaaaaaaggtaTGTTGACTGATTTTGAGCGTTGATTGtgtcttttcttctctttatcTCTGGGTTTGCATTTGCAGAACCATCCCCGTTTgttctttgatttcttttctcATGCCCAAAAGTTCTAGTTTGTTCCACTTGCATCACATAAATTGACTTTTACATTACTTACCCTGTCTAGCACATTTAAAAGTTTCAAGTGACAGAATCTTGGATCGATAGAGGTGAAATTCATGGtccatttatctttattagCCACCTATTTTGCAACCTTTTCCATTCAGATTTCAGAAGAACGAGCAACGACTGAGTTAATAGTTGACTTGCATATTATTGGGCTTTTGCAAGATATGTTGTGGTTTTGTCACCTAACATGATTACTTGTGGTATCGCAGCTGTCTACCAGTGGCATTTCGGATGATGAAAGGAAGACATCGATGGATGGGGTGAATCCTAAATATATACTAAGGAACTATCTCTGTCAGACTGCTATTGATGCTGCAGAAACAGGTGATTTTGGAGAAGTCAATAGATTGCTGAAATTAGTGGAGCGTCCTTTTGATGAGCAACCAGGAATGGAAAAATATGCTCGCTTGCCCCCAGCTTGGGCATATCGACCGGGAGTATGCATGCTTTCTTGTTCTTCTTGATAATATTCCGGATACCAGATATAGGTCAAAATCAAAActcaaaaaaatttacaaaaatgaaaacataaacTCTAGGAAATAAGAGGGAAAAAAAATAGTGTGTTTGTATTATAGATTTAGTCTTTTACatgtttttccttattttctatttttcttaccgttgtttttttcttcttctcatattgttcccaaaacactgcCCCGAGTATTGTATAACATGTACAATTCCAATTACGATAGTAACCGTCtccaatttaataaaaacaaattatactctttagagaaaaatatttagtGATCGTTAAAATATGTTGAAGTATAcacattaaaagaaataataatttatttattttgaaaattaattaatttttaaatgatttttagaaatatatatttaaataagatCATGTTAGATATtattaaactattaaatatgattgatattatttaagaattaaaacgataatttatctaaaagaaaaagtataagtaaatattatttataatacattaaataaatgggtaaaagagtatatatatatatatatatatatatatatatatatatgaaatagtattattttaagaaataaaagtaaaattaaatatattttcctaaaagaaataaatgagtaaaataaataaataaataaataaaagaataaattaactCTTTAGAATCATGTAGCATAAcgaataaatatattaaaataaattaataatgtcAAATAAGTAAACATTTatgtcaataaaataaaaaagactaaGAAAGCAAAAATcttaataacttaattgtcaaaatgagttgtaaCTTGCAAGCCAATTCGGTCCACCACGtgtttgagtcgggttgggttagTTAGTTTTCAATCCGGTTCACTTAAAATCCGGTTCACctggttgaacccgtggtgagtcgtGTTGACTCATAaatccacctaatttaatttaattatttattatttttttgtttcaacattattaattagcattttttattatactgtAGATGAggataaaaaaagatgttttaagagagaaaaatattatagatttatctagattctaatattttaaatggacaagtgatacataaattatcaatattaaaaacttatttgttcttgtttttggattacgcttgaattgtatgatattttttttttattttgaattgtctttggagtttaacatcaaagtgaaatttatttagatttaaattaacaaaattataatttttttattttaagaaaaaacttataattgaatgagtcagtgagccaaccatttaacccaccaacccgtggtgggtcaggtcgggttcaaattttgtcAGCTCGCTAATAAGGGAGCCAAGTTGGGTTGGTTCACTAAGTAATCAATCCTAGTGGGCCGAGCCCGGTTGAGTCGGTTACCCATTTTGACAGTTCTACATAAACATAACCaattaaatagaaattataaatgataaaattaagaataaaaataataatataaaagtatatttttatttttagaataaatcaatctaaaattaaaataaacaaataaaaggataaaacatgtagttacaaaataaatataaataaaaaaa from the Vigna angularis cultivar LongXiaoDou No.4 chromosome 3, ASM1680809v1, whole genome shotgun sequence genome contains:
- the LOC108326441 gene encoding uncharacterized protein LOC108326441 isoform X1; protein product: MGRALLLTHTHLFSPKSLFPLSLRHRPTATAAAAATKRIFHFCPPLACRSMDDQSSIDSVTQRLSNHNLHRLSLQDLKWDHSFVRELPADPRSDSFPREVLHACYTKVSPSAPVEDPQLVAFSQPVADLLDLDYKEFERPDFPLFFSGASPLVGALPYAQCYGGHQFGMWAGQLGDGRAITLGEILNSKSERWELQLKGAGKTPYSRFADGLAVLRSSVREFLCSEAMHHLGIPTTRALCLVTTGKLVTRDMFYDGNPKEEPGAIVCRVAQSFLRFGSYQIHASRGEEDLGLVRVLADYTIKHHFPHIENMSKSEGLSFSTGDEDHSVVDLTSNKYAAWVVEVAERTASLIARWQGVGFTHGVLNTDNMSILGLTIDYGPFGFLDAFDPKFTPNTTDLPGRRYCFANQPDIGLWNIAQFTTTLQAAHLIDEKEANYAMERYGTRFMDDYQVIMTKKLGLPKYNKQLINKLLTNMAVDKVDYTNFFRTLSNIKADTNIPDEELLVPLKSVLLDIGKERKEAWTSWLKTYIHELSTSGISDDERKTSMDGVNPKYILRNYLCQTAIDAAETGDFGEVNRLLKLVERPFDEQPGMEKYARLPPAWAYRPGVCMLSCSS
- the LOC108326441 gene encoding uncharacterized protein LOC108326441 isoform X2, whose protein sequence is MGRALLLTHTHLFSPKSLFPLSLRHRPTATAAAAATKRIFHFCPPLACRSMDDQSSIDSVTQRLSNHNLHRLSLQDLKWDHSFVRELPADPRSDSFPREVLHACYTKVSPSAPVEDPQLVAFSQPVADLLDLDYKEFERPDFPLFFSGASPLVGALPYAQCYGGHQFGMWAGQLGDGRAITLGEILNSKSERWELQLKGAGKTPYSRFADGLAVLRSSVREFLCSEAMHHLGIPTTRALCLVTTGKLVTRDMFYDGNPKEEPGAIVCRVAQSFLRFGSYQIHASRGEEDLGLVRVLADYTIKHHFPHIENMSKSEGLSFSTGDEDHSVVDLTSNKYAAWVVEVAERTASLIARWQGVGFTHDLPGRRYCFANQPDIGLWNIAQFTTTLQAAHLIDEKEANYAMERYGTRFMDDYQVIMTKKLGLPKYNKQLINKLLTNMAVDKVDYTNFFRTLSNIKADTNIPDEELLVPLKSVLLDIGKERKEAWTSWLKTYIHELSTSGISDDERKTSMDGVNPKYILRNYLCQTAIDAAETGDFGEVNRLLKLVERPFDEQPGMEKYARLPPAWAYRPGVCMLSCSS